Proteins encoded together in one Salmo trutta chromosome 3, fSalTru1.1, whole genome shotgun sequence window:
- the LOC115174357 gene encoding pre-mRNA-splicing factor RBM22 → MATSLGANTYNRQNWEDADFPILCQTCLGENPYIRMSKEKYGKECKICARPFTVFRWCPGTRMRFKKTEVCQTCSKMKNVCQTCLLDLEYGLPIQVRDTGLDIKDDVPKSDVNKEYYTQNAEREIGNSDGTRPVGLLGKAPSSSEMLLKLARTTPYYKRNRPHICSFWVKGECKRGEECPYRHEKPTDPDDPLADQNIKDRYYGINDPVADKLLKRASTMPRLDTPEDKTITTLYVGGMGDTISDAELRNHFYQFGEIRTTTIVQRQQCAFIQFATRQAAELAAEKSFNKLIINGRRLTVKWGRSQAARGKESFQDGVSEMGTRLDPVPGLPGALPPPPALEEDAPTNYFNLDPGTSPNVMNISLPPPPGINPPPPGFGAPMFHMGSMGPPPPMGMRPPGHIHYPSQDPQRMGAHAARHGD, encoded by the exons ATGGCGACGTCCCTAGGAGCTAACACATACAACAGACAGAATTGGGAAGACGCG GATTTCCCAATTCTGTGTCAGACATGTTTGGGGGAAAATCCATACATCCGAATG AGCAAAGAGAAGTATGGGAAAGAATGCAAG ATCTGTGCTCGTCCCTTCACTGTGTTCCGCTGGTGTCCAGGAACGAGGATGCGCTTCAAGAAAACAGAGGTGTGTCAGACCTGCAGCAAGATGAAGAACGTCTGTCAGACCTGTCTGCTTGACCTGGAGTACG GTTTGCCAATCCAGGTCAGAGACACCGGGCTGGACATCAAGGATGACGTGCCGAAGTCAGACGTGAACAAGGAGTACTACACACAGAACGCTGAGAGAGAG ATAGGGAACTCTGATGGGACACGGCCAGTGGGTCTGCTGGGTAAGGCCCCCAGCTCCAGTGAGATGCTGTTGAAGCTGGCCCGCACTACGCCCTACTACAAGAGGAACAGACCCCACATCTGCTCCTTCTGGGTGAAGGGAGAGtgcaagagaggagaggagtgtcctTATAG GCACGAGAAGCCCACAGACCCAGACGATCCCCTGGCAGACCAGAACATTAAGGACCGTTACTATGGTATCAATGACCCTGTGGCTGACAAGCTGCTGAAACGGGCTTCCACCATGCCTAGACTGGATACGCCTGAGGACAAGACCATCACCACACTCTATGTAGGGGGGATGGGAGATACCATCTCAGACGCAGAGCTGAG GAATCACTTCTATCAGTTTGGGGAGATCCGGACCACCACCATTGTCCAGAGGCAGCAGTGTGCCTTCATCCAGTTTGCCACACGGCAGGCAGCTGAGCTTGCTGCAGAGAAGTCCTTCAACAAGCTCATCATCAACGGACGCAGGCTCACCGTCAAGTGGGGCAG GTCTCAGGCAGCCAGAGGGAAGGAGTCCTTCCAGGATGGGGTCAGTGAGATGGGAACCAGATTAGACCCTGTGCCAGGACTGCCTGGAG ctctccccccaccccctgcTCTGGAAGAAGACGCTCCCACTAACTACTTCAATCTGGACCCTGGTACATCTCCTAATGTCATGAACATCTCTCTGCCCCCGCCGCCCGGCATCAACCCACCACCTCCAG GTTTTGGCGCTCCTATGTTCCACATGGGCTCGATGGGTCCCCCTCCTCCCATGGGCATGAGACCCCCAGGACACATCCACTACCCGTCCCAGGACCCCCAGCGCATGGGTGCCCATGCTGCCCGCCATGGCGACTAG
- the LOC115174366 gene encoding myozenin-2-like yields the protein MMQSVYDDLSKQRIQQAKALCTEARGGGMNLGKKISVPKDVMMEELNLPSNRGSRMFQERLRRVERFTLENQVHDHYSNGLPEPMPPQTIQESQRGKENQAYLMPDNHSLINTLQKTVAMKGSTNVIAPGYVGPLKEIPREKFNLTTRSYCSPWREALGDSEDLLSSLSTQFPQRATLQPANYRCFNRAAMPFGGAQQKSKRVTPVIGFELLDSQRLPGTTLDRMCKRPNFNRAPQGWGHDYSPESIDL from the exons ATGATGCAATCAGTGTATGATGACCTGTCCAAGCAGAGGATACAGCAAGCCAAGGCTCTGTGTACAGAGGCCAGGGGAG GAGGTATGAACTTGGGGAAGAAGATCAGTGTTCCCAAGGATGTGATGATGGAGGAATTGAACCTTCCGTCCAACCGCGGCTCCCGCATGTTCCAGGAGAGACTGAGACGGGTGGAGAGATTCACACTGGAGAACCAAGTCCATGACCATTACAGCaat GGCCTTCCAGAGCCCATGCCCCCCCAGACCATACAGGAGTCCCAGAGGGGGAAAGAGAACCAGGCATATCTGATGCCTGACAACCACAGCCTGATCAACACTCTACAGAAGACTGTGGCCATGAAGGGCAGCACCAACGTCATTGCCCCAG GCTACGTGGGCCCCCTGAAGGAGATCCCCCGTGAGAAGTTTAACCTGACAACCAGGTCCTACTGTTCCCCCTGGAGGGAAGCCCTGGGTGACAGTGAggacctcctgtcctccctcagcACCCAGTTCCCACAGAGGGCCACACTACAGCCCGCCAACTACAGGTGTTTCAACAG AGCGGCCATGCCATTCGGAGGTGCACAGCAGAAGAGTAAGAGGGTGACCCCAGTGATTGGGTTCGAGCTGTTGGACTCCCAGCGCCTCCCTGGTACGACCCTGGACCGCATGTGTAAACGGCCCAACTTCAACAGAGCACCACAGGGATGGGGTCACGACTACTCCCCTGAATCCATCGACCTGTGA